Proteins encoded together in one Vigna angularis cultivar LongXiaoDou No.4 chromosome 5, ASM1680809v1, whole genome shotgun sequence window:
- the LOC108340075 gene encoding senescence-specific cysteine protease SAG39: MAFTSQRKQNMLAIILLLQLGISQVMSRKLHETSLREGHEQWMVRYGRVYEDAAEKEKRFQIFKDNVEFIESSNAAGNKPYQLGVNHFADLTLEEFKALRKGLKSPREFSTTPFKYEHVTAIPQAVDWRTEGAVTPVKDQGDCGSCWAFSAVGAIEGIHQMTTGNLVSLSEQELVSCDTKGEDQGCEGGYVEDAFEFVKNNGGITTEANYPYKAVDGKCEVAARPVVQIKGYENVPPNNESALKVAVANQPVSVCLDANNKDFMLYAGGVYTGKCGTDLDHAVTAVGYGTENGTDYWLLKNSWSTDWGENGYIKMQRGVPAKEGLCGIAMDSSYPSA, translated from the exons ATGGCTTTCACCAGCCAAAGAAAACAGAACATGCTTGCCATTATCCTCCTCCTTCAACTTGGGATTTCCCAAGTGATGTCCCGCAAACTGCATGAAACATCCTTGAGAGAAGGACATGAACAATGGATGGTACGATATGGCAGAGTGTACGAGGATGCTGCAGAGAAGGAAAAACGTTTCCAGATATTCAAGGACAATGTGGAGTTCATTGAATCATCCAATGCTGCTGGGAACAAACCCTACCAGCTCGGTGTTAATCACTTTGCTGACCTCACACTTGAGGAATTCAAGGCTTTGCGTAAGGGACTGAAGAGCCCTCGTGAATTTAGCACAACACCGTTTAAGTATGAACACGTGACTGCTATTCCTCAAGCTGTAGACTGGAGGACAGAAGGAGCTGTTACTCCAGTCAAAGACCAAGGTGACTGTG GGAGCTGCTGGGCATTTTCAGCTGTGGGTGCTATTGAGGGTATCCACCAAATGACCACAGGTAATCTGGTGTCACTTTCAGAGCAAGAGCTAGTGTCTTGTGACACAAAAGGTGAAGACCAAGGGTGTGAAGGGGGTTACGTGGAAGATGCATTTGAATTCGTAAAGAACAATGGTGGAATCACCACTGAGGCTAACTATCCCTACAAGGCAGTTGATGGGAAATGTGAGGTTGCAGCAAGACCAGTGGTTCAAATCAAGGGGTATGAGAACGTTCCTCCCAACAATGAGAGTGCACTCAAGGTAGCTGTGGCTAACCAACCAGTGTCAGTTTGCCTTGATGCAAACAATAAAGATTTCATGCTCTATGCTGGAGGGGTTTACACTGGAAAATGTGGAACTGATCTAGACCATGCTGTTACTGCAGTGGGTTATGGCACAGAAAATGGCACTGACTATTGGCTACTGAAGAATTCATGGAGCACAGATTGGGGTGAGAATGGATACATAAAGATGCAACGAGGTGTACCTGCAAAAGAAGGTTTATGTGGAATTGCCATGGATTCTTCTTATCCATCGGCTTGA